Proteins encoded within one genomic window of Camelina sativa cultivar DH55 chromosome 19, Cs, whole genome shotgun sequence:
- the LOC109130769 gene encoding patellin-3-like has protein sequence MEWRRNNNIDAEIEGRLNVPEEFVFTHRHDREGNPVCYDFLYNGFERGIAEHHVASFVKTRILFMEKCIRKHYLTSGRIPSFLHVLDISSNPSGLSKRELDLVTELAKPALILAQEYYLGFSFKQIFNMDESPWWVRACNNMRSPRAAKEVEVAYPATSLCTLFR, from the exons ATGGAGTGGAGAAGGAACAACAATATCGACGCAGAGATTGAAGGTAGGTTGAATGTTCCTGAAGAGTTCGTCTTCACGCACAGACACGACAGAGAAGGCAACCCCGTGTGTTACGATTTTCTCTACAATGGATTCGAGAGGGGAATTGCGGAGCATCATGTGGCTAGTTTCGTGAAGACTAGGATTCTTTTCATGGAGAAGTGCATAAGGAAACACTATTTGACCTCCGGTAGAATTCCAAGCtttcttcatgttcttgatATTAGTAGTAATCCTTCAGGATTGTCGAAGAGAGAGCTTGACCTCGTGACCGAACTAGCCAAACCAGCCTTGATCTTGGCTCAGGAGTACTACCTTGGATTTTCCTTCAAACAG ATATTTAATATGGATGAGTCTCCTTGGTGGGTCCGTGCGTGTAACAACATGAGATCACCAAGAGCAGCTAAGGAGGTTGAGGTGGCCTATCCAGCAACATCTCTTTGCACCTTATTCAGGTaa